The window CTAGCGTGCTCCGTCCCTCGGTGAGGAGCCGATCGGCCTCGGGGTTGGAATAGCAGGACCAGTTGAAGTTCGACCCGATGTTCGCCGAGGCGAACAATGCGTACAGCGTGTCGGGATCGTTTGACCGCAGGAAGATCGTCCCCGCGTGGTCGGCGCAGCGGAAGTTATCGTCTGCAAACCCGCCGATGGACTGGCTCTTGATCTTGAGTTCGATCCCGAGATCGAGCAGCTGACCCTGCACCGGCTGGACATCGGGCAGGTCGCCGCCTCCGCTGTTAAGCGAATTGAAGACCAGTGAGAGCGGGCGGTTGTCCTTTATGCGCAGATGGTTGGGTCCCATCTTCCAGCCGGCCTCGTCGAGGAGTTGCGCGGCTTTGCCCGGATTGTACGGGTAATATGCGCACGCGGCCGTGTCCTGGAGCATCACATGGCTAACGATGCCACATGCCGGCGAGCCGAGGCCCCGGTACAGCGCGCTGATGATCGCCCGGCGGTTGATGCCGTAGATAAGCGCCTGTCGCACCCGCACGTCATCCATAGGCGGGAGCCGGACATTGAACAACCACAAGTAGGCCGACCCGGGGAACGGCCGGGCATCCTCTACAAGCCGCGAGTCTTTTCTCAGTTGGGCCAAGATCGCGCCCCCGCCCGGCCCGTACCCAAGCACGTAAATCATCTGCGTCTCTCCCGAGGAGACCGTGATGGCGCGGGTCCCGGGTTCAGGCACGATCTTCCAGACGACGCGCTCGAGGTACGGCGGTCCTTGATGATCGCTCCAAGGTGCTCGACGATTGTAATCGGGGTTGCGGGCGAACGTCACGTGGTCGTTCGTGACATACTCGCCCACAACGAACGGCCCGCTCCCGACCGCCCCGTGGGCGACGGCCGCCGGGGTTTGGGTGGCCGTGGTCTTCGGTGACAGGATCCCAAGAACACCGCCAGCCGCATACGCGAGAAACGGCGCGTATGGTTCCTTGAAATGCACCTGCACGGTATGGTCGTCCACCACAGTTGTGCCGGTGTACCCGACGAGCGCATTGATCGCGCCCCCGGGGCGAAAATTCGGGTTCACGATGCGGTCGAGGTTCCACTTGACGGCTTCCGCATTGAGCGGCGCACCGTCCGTGAAGCGGACGTCCTGCCTGAGCGTGAACGTGAACGTCCGTCCGTCGGAAGAGATGCGGTAGGCCGTAGCAAGCCACGGGACGGTCTTCCCGTCCGGCTGCTGGTACACCAGGCTCTCAATCAGGTTCA of the bacterium genome contains:
- a CDS encoding ABC transporter substrate-binding protein; translated protein: MMQGGSTGAHASRWSATILAAALVLSVSAAGAAPVTGGVLALGITSDPITLDPHASAYANTYLVGSLNLIESLVYQQPDGKTVPWLATAYRISSDGRTFTFTLRQDVRFTDGAPLNAEAVKWNLDRIVNPNFRPGGAINALVGYTGTTVVDDHTVQVHFKEPYAPFLAYAAGGVLGILSPKTTATQTPAAVAHGAVGSGPFVVGEYVTNDHVTFARNPDYNRRAPWSDHQGPPYLERVVWKIVPEPGTRAITVSSGETQMIYVLGYGPGGGAILAQLRKDSRLVEDARPFPGSAYLWLFNVRLPPMDDVRVRQALIYGINRRAIISALYRGLGSPACGIVSHVMLQDTAACAYYPYNPGKAAQLLDEAGWKMGPNHLRIKDNRPLSLVFNSLNSGGGDLPDVQPVQGQLLDLGIELKIKSQSIGGFADDNFRCADHAGTIFLRSNDPDTLYALFASANIGSNFNWSCYSNPEADRLLTEGRSTLDPVKRQAVYVRLDHMLLDQAIAMPMMDELSVWVRRSNVQGVRYNYSTYPALSDAYVVK